ATCAATCTGGAAAATTctgcatacagtacatgttacAGTTTGACAGTCTGAATGTAAACGTACTGTATGTTgttaccatttttttattccattggCCACTTATAACATTTTCCTTCCTTAATTAAGGCCTTATTGGATTGAAATGACCTCACATTATACCATTTGTTaagaaatcaatttttttttttttgtttcatgaacAGACTGATGCAGATTTTAAATTTCTGCAGACTTCGTGAAGGTGTCAAGTCTTGTACTGTCAGACCCCTGGCCTGTTTGTTTACTTCCACTTGTGGCATGGCCAAGAGCAAGTTTGAATATGTGCGTAACTTTGAAGTCGAAGACACATGTCTGAGAAACTGCTACATCGTCGTGAGGCTAGATGGGCGCAACTTCCACAGGTGGGTCTTCTTTACTTGATATACATACTCTAtgtcatatttttgggaaagtaATTGGATAAAACTATAGCTCATTTTTAACTGTGTGACGGTTGTGTTTCAGGTTTGCAGAGCAGCACAAATTTGCCAAGCCCAATGACAACAGAGCCCTGGGTCTGATGACCCGTAGCGCCCGCTCAGTCATGGAGGAGCTCGAGGATATTATCATTGGCTATGGACAAAGTGATgagttcagttttgtttttaagaggACCTCCACCTGGTTCAAGAGGAGAGCCAGGTACCTGTGTGCATCCATGTGTCTATGTGTGCAACTGTGTTTGCACGCGTGTATAGTCATCTTGTGTTGGTGTgtatctgactttttttctctgGCCAGCAAGCTGATGACCCTCGTTGCCTCGCAATTCTCATCCTCTTATGTCTTTCACTGGAAAGACTTCTTTGGAGACCACCCTCTCCTCTACCCGCCAGGATTTGATGGACGTGTGGTACTATACCCTAGCAATCGGAACCTGAAAGACTATCTGAGCTGGAGGCAAGCAGACTGTAAGTATGTTACAGCGGTTACTACACTGATGATGGTGACAAATATGTCAGGCTGATTTTATTGCCTCTTCCAGGTCACATAAATAATTTGTACAACACAGTGTTTTGGACCCTTGTACAAAAAGGTGGACTAACCACTGTTCAAGCAGAGGATCGCTTAAAGGTGACTACTCAATGCATAACTTGGTTGTTATTCAAaggtttatttaaaatatgtactgtattaataaGTATAAAGAATACAAGGGGTCATACAGGGCACAACACAGTTTGTCACTATTACTAACCTATGAAACTATATGTAATATCATAAGTAATCACTCTACTCCGTTTTccaagccatttatcctcagaagtgtcccgggagtgctggagcctatctgagctaACTTTAGtgggaaaattaaaaagcagttacaaaaatatatgtatgtctACAACTGTGAGTGGCTTGTAAATTGTGGGAGGAGGAAACTACCTGGTAGATTGTTTGTTCCCATGATAAAGTCTTGCTTATGATAAAACATGAACTTTAATCCCATGATTCCAACCCTATGGAGATTCATTGCATTTGCAATCTTGAGGAAAAGTGCATGTCAACATTCTCAATGAAATTTTTCAATTCATGAAGAACAAATCCTGTTAGCATGAATAATTTAATTGTTTCTTGGAAGCTACAAACGAATACATTTCCTAACGCTTTATCAGATCTTTACCATATTTAGATCTTGTTATATTCTTCTGCCACAAGATGGAGCTAATTATCGTTCTAGCGACCTGGAgatgtaatatccatccatccactttctttgtcgcttatcctcattagggtcgcgggagtgctggagcctatcccagctgtcaacaggcatgaggcggggtacaccctgaactggttgccagccaattgcagggcactttgagacaaaccgccacactcacaatcacacctagggccaatttagagtgtccaattaatgttgcatgtttttgggatgtgggaggaaaccggagtgcccagagaaaacccacacaggcacggggagaacgtgcaaactcctcacaggcgagGCAGGGTtcgtacccgggtcctcaaaactgtgaggccaacgctttaccagctgatccaccatgccaccggAGGTCTAATAATTTTTCCTGTTTCCATAACCGTTAACTTATTGAATAACTTCTGACAAATGTCAGTGCATTCAAGAGTCTGACAACAGGTAACATTATTTCACTGTTTTAAACATGacacaaaaagaaatgatgagtttggatttaaaatgtttcttcatAATTTTGATGTCATCCATTTTTGACATACATGTGTGTATTTCATACAGGGAACATTAGCtgctgacaaaaatgaaatcctCTTCTCAGAGTTCGACATTAACTACAACAAAGAACCGGCCGTCTATAGGAAAGGCACCACTCTCATCTGGGAAAAGGTCAGATGACATAAtgctattttttgttgttgttcttttttgtctACTTGAAATTATGAGCatttgattgctttcattttaacGTACATCTCTTACTTTGAACAAAGTACCGATATGGTTCAAGATGGAAGTCGCCCTACAATATTTTTCAATGGGGATAATATGAATAGCAGGCTCAAATATAAACCTTTATTTATTGTAGTGTAGAGGCAATATTTTTTGTAgatcaataaaattaaaaaatatcacTCAGGTGGAATCCCTCAATGTTTGTATTTCAGGTGTGGTTCATGCATctcacttttgtaaaaaaaaaaaaaaaaaaaaacctaacactGTTAGtagtataatattaaaaaacTTAAACTTGAATCATTAGTATTGATGCCTTAGGTGATGTTGTTTTCTTAACATTGCATTGTTGATGCACTTTTGTAAAAAGTGTCACAACTGAGGcacagaaaagaaacaaaaatttcTCTTGATGTGTGATCTGTGCGTCATGCTGACAGTAGGCATGGTGATGGTTTGAATGATAAAGTTTTCTTCGAGTTTAAAAGTAGCTCATCTAATTGCCCAGCCCTAAATCAGTGTGCTTCTACACGATAGTACGGGTGCATGAAAGTGTTTCAGACAGCGTAGTCCGGCCGttgcttgaaagtggctctggtTCTGCCCCCAGGCAAGCTGATCATGTCATGGGCAAAGAAACTTGGTATTGGTTTGGTTTTTATGGATATTATTTAGCCTTCCTTTTACATAACAGTCAATCCAAAGTGAAGAACAGCtcaattacagatttttttttgaaatactgtaggtagcaaaagatgtacttttttaaattttactcttgagctacagtatatatatatatatatgccaacaatttaaaaaaatatatgcagtaTTTTCTGTAATGTTCCCTGAAAGTGTATCTTcagcttcatctttttttttaaatctttttgtttttccagcatGACCAAACTGTCATCACAGAAGTAATGAAAGACAAGATCAAGGAAGTCCATGGCACTCCTCGGAGCAAAAGAAGTGTGCAGGTTTACCATTCGGATATCATAGGCGAAGACTTTTGGGAGCAAcattccaatatttttgaaGATGACGGCTGCTAGTGTTGTGGGAAATAAACACATCATGTTGGCTATGAGAGTAAGGACTCAATTGGTTTACTCAATGCACAGTTTATGCACCTTCACAAGTGACGTCTTCGCTCATGTACAATGGCGTCCATTAGCCTAGATGGGCAGCAATCACCCTTGAGCCAATTATGTTTTGTGCTGCAAAGTGGTTTATCTTGATGTCATCCAACTGTGCCAAAGTTAAATATGTGTTATTTCTTCAATATAATCCACCCCCTTTTGAGGGTCACCCAACCCCCAAATCAAACCGCAATGTCCCAATACAAGAAGACTGGATGAACTTCATCTCCACAACAATGCCGTCCTTCCTTGAATGTGGCCCCCAGGTTGGCGTCATCTCATTCCATATGTCAGACAAAAATGGCTCCCTTCCTGTAATCCCAGCCCGAAAGAGATAGTCAGTCCCCCGTGGTTTTTAACAACTTGCAAACACTTTGCAATCTTCCTTAATAATGGAAtgattatactgtatatcattaaACCCATGACTTAATCAAGTGTGCCCTTcatgcattcatccatcaattttctgagcctcttatcctcacaagtgtcgcaggaatgctggagcctatcccatctgtcagcgagcaggaggcagtggtacaccctgaactggttgccagccaatcgcagggcacatggagacagaagaacagtcacactcacaatcacaccgagggcccatttagagtctccaattaatgcatgctttttgggatgtgggaggaaaccagagtgcccggagaaaacccatgccgcgacgggtagaacatgcaaactccacacaggcgggatcgggatttgaaccccgttcctcagaactgtgagcccaatggtctaaccagttgcaacATTGTGATGTCCCTTTATACATGTGTAGCGAAACGTATTATTCTTACTTACAATGGAGTTAACAATCACTTCTAGAATTCCCACCTTTTGGTATGAATTATCATACATCATCAAAACATCACAGTGAGCTCATGTTCCTGGGTAAGGAGAAAGAAATCCTTTAGTTCTGTGTCGTCCAGAGAGTCTTATACCCTTAGGTATTAAAATGGCGTCCATGTTCTCAATTACTCTAAAAAATATCAGTTGGTCCTTCACTTTTTTTGCCAGCGTAGAAATTTTCGGTGGCACGTGTCCAGTCTGCCATCGCTGCATTGATTTGGACCAGTCTGACCTATATTGATGTGTTTTAATGTCCCCATCTAACTCGCGGAAAAGACATTGGAATTTTTTAATGCCAACGCGTACCTGTAATTGGGAAAGTCAGCAGGAGGGTGAAGTTGCACTTACTGAGTGCACCCACAACTTCTCAAAACCTCCATTTTGGCTTTTGGtgaaacaaatttaaatttaatacaCTACTAATACATATGAGTGGATAACTCTTAAATGTTAAGTGTATTATACTTTCTTGTGCACATTTTAGAAAGTATTGTGCAGACTGAGTTGAATATTAACCACAGTGAGTTTCCGGTAAGCCAACTTGTAATTTAGTGCATTTGACTTATAAGATTTAGTAAATATTCAAACAATTGCTTTTGCAAAAGATTGAAATTTAAATCAACTTGGATTTTAGTTGTAGTAAATAATTAAATTTGCTCAGGTTTTCATTACTGCATTACTAATAGGGCTGAAActgatgaatattttaaaaactgattAATCTGCCAATTATTTTTAAGTAGTTGATGAATAGGAGGGAAAAACACTGTCCATCCCATGATTAAAAATCAAGATATTATTTCCAATTGACagtttaaaaatgcacaaatataaaCGGATTATGTTTCAGTTATTGGTTTGGTCTGTAATGTGtcaaaaatgggcaaaaatattGATCACTGTTTTCCAAGGGGATCAAATTAATCAACTATTTTGATAAGCAATAAATTAACTGACCTTGtttcacagaaaatattttcagatttctGTTGTTCAGACTACAGACtgattatatttgtttttaataaaaataagacCTTGGCAATGAcatttaatttgtgcattttctgtgctgtcaatttgaaataattttctcgTTTCGTAAaatggaaatgcatttttttctgatgcatCAAAAAATAGGTTACAGGTAATCTTGTGAAAGCTATTGTTGCAAACTGTAATACACCATAAATGTGAAGTGGGTTACTAATTCTTCATTAAATGCGCCTATTGTGACCACAAGTTCCTGTTATGTGCAAGCATATTTAAAACCTGTGCAGTAAAACCAGTTGGGCTGAGCAACGTGGTTACCTCAATCCGTTTTTGATGTGTTGGTCGCGAACGAAACTGCTCTAAGATCCGGATCTCTGAAGAGAACGATTACAGTCAGCTCGTGAATGGGAGCCACGTTCATCGTTCTCTTAAGGGAGAGCCAGTCAATATGTAATGTAGTTTTGTACTTTGTTTTACTGTAGCACCAACcagcatgaataaataaaggcatatttttaaaattgataaaatggaaaattcagTGTATTGCACATTTTTACCCTGAATATgcatacttttcttttttttgcattataaaTTAATTTATGGAATGAAAAAATCCGGGGAACCCTTTTAGAGCCAAAAGAAATGCCTCTTTTTATTGAGCCGATCCAAAAGAGTTAGTTCACTAAAAAGAGACGAAATAATGAACCCACAGTCAGGGTTGTGGTTCCGTTACCCACAGGCCTAATTCTGAATCCACAGTTTCCCCGAATACTATCTGCTGAGAAACGTTATCACACACTTACATCCAATCATATGAAATTGTAAAGGTATCTTTGAGCATGATTTTGGGCtgcatatacttttttttttctcccctataGATGGAGGCATAAGACATAATACTGGACATTGTATTCACACACTTCACACATTGTTTTTGAAGCAGAGATGAAGCGCTTGGCAGGAGTGAATGGATTTGTGGGCCTGCTTTGTCATCAGTGCTAAGAatacctccacacacacactccgagTGAACTCTATCCCCCTGACATGTGCTCCGTGGCATATTTATCATCACACTTGTAAATGACCTCCTCAGTGTGAATGGCTGCTGTGAAACAACCCGACTGTATTTCATGTCTTTCATAGGCTCACTTTCTCTTAAGTGCTTTATTTTTGGGTCAGATGACCTCTTTCAAGCTACGGGAGATGCCCTCATGACTGCTTTGGATTTGGAACACCAGTGCATGAATATGTCCCACTGCTAAATGCATTggcatgctttaaaaaaaaatgcagctgcgTTTAGGACAATTCGCTTTGGGGCGCAGCCAACCACAACAGTTTCTGACCCAACTCGTGGCCTCACAgaacacatttatttcatttagcaGAACATATGGAGGAGAGTggatcacttatttgaacacaGTATCTGTTTACTTTCGAGCTTGCTAGTTGAAACTCGCCATAGGCTTATCATGTTTCCTGAAGTATTGGCCCGGAATGTTTATTTACTTATCAGTGAGTACCAGGTGTCCACTTGGGATATAGCATATTATTGTacacacactttttaaagttaaagtcaataataaataaataaataatactatTAAATAACGGTGCATATTTCACATAATTCTAAATAGTACTATCAGGGGTATGGTATttgtattcatgtatttatttatttatttatttatttttaagcatGACAGTGGGCCGTAATGCAATAATACTCATTTAAGACCTGATATATCTTCTCTCATGTTCTTATGGGTCACTGACTCAGTGCATTTTTCATAGTATTTGTGGGGATAAATTTCAGCATAATTTTCAAGTCATGAATTTACTGTTTGATTTTGGTCGTTCAACTCATAGACTATTTTAAGATGGAATGCCAGGGTGGATTTCTGGCCGTCGCGGTTCCTTTGTGCAGAAATTATGACTTGCGATGTCTTGTTGGACGCTTTTATCATCCGGTATTGTTTTGAATTGCCCCCATTTGCGCACGCATGCGTGTGGGTGCGCGTGTCCCGAAGGGGTGGGCTCGACGAGAAAGTCCGTTATCCGTCAGAGGACCGGCGCCTCGTCGTCATGTCACACCGACGGAGAGCCTCCTTGCGTCGGATTTAAGCGACCCCAGCGAGCGTGCACATTGATGTCTCTCCTGTCCGAATCCGCTTGGAGCCTCTTGTGTTTAGGATGCAtacttctcctcctcctctcaatGGCGCGCCGTCCTTCCTTCTCTGCCTCATCGCGCTCCTCCATTGCGCTCAACCCGCCGTGCAAGTCGCTCTTGGCCGGGGTGAGTCGGTCTCATCTTGTTTACAGCGATGAATGACTTTGATGCAATCAAAGCATATTTCTCGACTATTCCTTTCAATTTAGAGAGACACTCGCCATAGCTTGAAGCAATCGATGAGATGCCTTCAAAGCAGCCTTGCACAGCTAAATGAAGTGTTTGGGTATTTATGAAAGTTGCATGATGTAAAATCGCTGGCTGTAGCAATATACAGTCACATGGTCATAATATTAGGTACAATTGTTAACTGAAATGAGCCTATAGTATAGGCTAAAGGAAAAACTGACATTGTAGTGTATAAGATATGGGCTGGTAAAAATACTATGGCTTTAACGATTATATCAGTATTTAATTATGCCAATAACTATCCCGCTTCAGACAAAAGTGACGCTACCATCAATctatcaatcaaaagccttttttgtcattatatgctgtgcatacaatgaaatgatgagtgcttctccacaagatgcaataaaatagaataaaaatcgaagaacatcttgggtaaaaaaaaaaaaattaacaataaataaaacatcaaggaCCAACTGTtgctaaattaaataaatgcacaaacgtgcagtttcaaaatattacattacattgttgttatgttcagtggtttgagttcagGGAGTTGATAGCTCTGGGGAATGCAATCTAATCCAAGATTAACTGGATTAAAAAAGTAGAATCATGCCTATAAGACCTTTCAGGGATACCCCAGTGCATGGTGTGTTAGTATATCAATTATTTATGTGAATATTTAGTTTGTTTAGCAAAGACTTCCACTGTGTGCGTGTCTCAGTTCATACAGCTGTATTGTACCCAGTGACAGAGATGAGTGCATAATTTAATATTAGGTTTGGTCATCTAAATTGAAGTCACATTGGGTGACACTCCAGCAGAACCATGTTCAACCCCCAATTAAAATGaattctctcattttgaatttgttgccTGAAATTCATTACCAAAATGTCGGGacaaggggcaaaaaaaaagacagggataGTTAAGGAATgctcaaaaaacacttttttggaATATCTTTTATGCAGGAGAACACGATGCATTGGAGGGTTACGAGATCACCTACCCCAGATGGCTGCATCCTCACAGGCACAGCAGGTCTGCCAAAAGAGAGGTGAGTCGTCTCGCCATGTTCATGTCATTAGGTGATTTAAGACACAAAGGGACATTTTTCTGGAGATCTGAGTTGCTACTGTATCTTCCCAGCATCCTGCCGAGGCTCAAGTTGTCATCTCAGCTGAAGGTCAGAAGCTGCAGCTGCGCCTGGAGAAGAATGAGTGAGTCTTCGCATGTGCAGTACGTGGGGCGAGTTAAGAGGCGTTTATGGTGATGCTCAACTCATTCCATACATGCAAGGCATCCATACTGTCTGCTAGAGGTCCACTAGACTAGACGTCCCGACCGGCTTGTTTGTTTGACCAGATGTTAGTTGACACACGAATGAGGTCAGGGACCCCACGAGTACTGGGATTGCCATTTACCGGTGATGTATTTGGACGGGACAGTGTTATGTTGACACCCGATTGTGTGCGTTTTGGCTAACAGAAAGTCAGACAGTGCCGTATCCTGCAATCTGGTGGTTCTGAGTGCTTCCCGTCCTGTATTTATGATATGTGAATTAATCAGGCACCATCTTATTTCATGGATAGCGCGGTGGATTGGTGGGT
The sequence above is drawn from the Syngnathoides biaculeatus isolate LvHL_M chromosome 11, ASM1980259v1, whole genome shotgun sequence genome and encodes:
- the thg1l gene encoding probable tRNA(His) guanylyltransferase isoform X1, which codes for MQILNFCRLREGVKSCTVRPLACLFTSTCGMAKSKFEYVRNFEVEDTCLRNCYIVVRLDGRNFHRFAEQHKFAKPNDNRALGLMTRSARSVMEELEDIIIGYGQSDEFSFVFKRTSTWFKRRASKLMTLVASQFSSSYVFHWKDFFGDHPLLYPPGFDGRVVLYPSNRNLKDYLSWRQADCHINNLYNTVFWTLVQKGGLTTVQAEDRLKGTLAADKNEILFSEFDINYNKEPAVYRKGTTLIWEKHDQTVITEVMKDKIKEVHGTPRSKRSVQVYHSDIIGEDFWEQHSNIFEDDGC
- the thg1l gene encoding probable tRNA(His) guanylyltransferase isoform X2, which gives rise to MAKSKFEYVRNFEVEDTCLRNCYIVVRLDGRNFHRFAEQHKFAKPNDNRALGLMTRSARSVMEELEDIIIGYGQSDEFSFVFKRTSTWFKRRASKLMTLVASQFSSSYVFHWKDFFGDHPLLYPPGFDGRVVLYPSNRNLKDYLSWRQADCHINNLYNTVFWTLVQKGGLTTVQAEDRLKGTLAADKNEILFSEFDINYNKEPAVYRKGTTLIWEKHDQTVITEVMKDKIKEVHGTPRSKRSVQVYHSDIIGEDFWEQHSNIFEDDGC